From Fretibacterium sp. OH1220_COT-178, the proteins below share one genomic window:
- a CDS encoding aminotransferase class V-fold PLP-dependent enzyme, whose product MQESLSGASVYLNNAATTWPKPPCVGEAMAGFLARGGANLGRGTSSSRDMGTLNAVLDCRLRLARLLGGYEGGDPRYVTFCPNVTEALNVVLRGFLRPGMSVLTTSMEHNAVVRPLRTLEPSGVKVTFLPCGSEGTLDPRTLADALASRRYDLMVLAHASNVCGTIQPLEAVAGLCADAGIPLVLDSAQTAGVLPLDAASLGLAALCFTGHKGLMGPQGIGGILWRPDFAAQVEPLVTGGTGSYSHVETQPEDLPDKFESGTPNLPGVVGLHAALGWIGDTGIQRIAERERELGGMLLEGLSRVEGISLSGKGDMEGRLPVFSFNIEGLDNGLLADALSREGFETRPGLHCAPIAHRTLGSFPQGGLRVSPGYFTRPGQLTEFLGALTATAARLKRGR is encoded by the coding sequence TTGCAGGAGAGTCTTTCCGGGGCCTCGGTCTACTTGAACAACGCGGCGACGACGTGGCCGAAGCCGCCCTGCGTTGGGGAAGCGATGGCGGGTTTTCTGGCCCGCGGGGGCGCAAATCTCGGCCGCGGGACCTCCTCGTCCCGCGACATGGGGACTCTGAACGCGGTGCTGGACTGCCGGCTCCGCCTGGCCAGGCTGTTGGGGGGCTACGAGGGCGGGGATCCGCGGTACGTCACCTTCTGTCCCAACGTGACGGAGGCGCTGAATGTCGTGTTGCGCGGCTTTCTGCGTCCCGGTATGAGCGTGTTGACCACCTCCATGGAGCACAACGCCGTGGTCCGGCCCCTCAGAACGCTCGAGCCGTCCGGCGTGAAGGTGACGTTCCTGCCCTGCGGGAGCGAGGGCACGCTGGATCCTCGGACGCTCGCGGACGCGCTCGCGTCACGGCGTTACGACCTGATGGTCCTGGCCCATGCCAGCAACGTCTGTGGCACGATCCAGCCCCTGGAGGCGGTCGCAGGGCTCTGCGCGGATGCGGGGATTCCGCTGGTTCTGGACAGCGCGCAGACCGCGGGGGTGCTTCCTCTCGACGCGGCATCCCTGGGCCTGGCGGCCCTCTGCTTCACGGGGCATAAGGGGCTGATGGGGCCGCAGGGGATCGGTGGGATCCTCTGGCGGCCGGACTTCGCCGCGCAGGTCGAACCTCTGGTCACCGGTGGGACCGGGAGCTACTCCCATGTCGAGACGCAGCCGGAGGATCTCCCCGACAAGTTCGAGTCGGGGACCCCGAACCTGCCGGGAGTCGTCGGACTTCATGCTGCATTGGGCTGGATCGGGGATACGGGAATTCAAAGGATTGCCGAGCGCGAACGTGAGCTGGGGGGCATGCTGTTGGAGGGCCTTTCCCGCGTGGAGGGCATCTCGCTCTCCGGGAAGGGGGATATGGAGGGCCGGCTCCCGGTGTTCTCGTTCAACATCGAGGGGCTGGACAACGGCCTCTTGGCCGACGCGCTCTCTCGTGAGGGGTTCGAGACCCGTCCGGGCCTGCATTGTGCGCCCATCGCCCACAGGACCTTGGGGAGCTTCCCGCAGGGCGGCCTGAGGGTCTCCCCGGGGTACTTCACGAGGCCCGGCCAGCTGACCGAATTCCTGGGGGCGTTGACTGCGACTGCGGCACGGCTGAAGAGGGGACGTTGA
- a CDS encoding DUF3343 domain-containing protein — protein sequence MMDARHYVLFPDVANAKALYGLMKTAGMRCTFAPTPREADRCCGLAVLYQDAGDRERIERMAAENSVRLLRFFDGAAGDPDRMKFC from the coding sequence ATGATGGATGCGCGGCATTACGTGCTCTTCCCGGACGTCGCCAATGCCAAGGCCCTTTACGGACTGATGAAAACGGCCGGCATGCGCTGCACCTTCGCTCCGACGCCTCGCGAGGCCGATCGGTGCTGCGGGTTGGCGGTCCTCTATCAGGACGCCGGCGATCGGGAGCGCATCGAGCGCATGGCTGCGGAGAACTCCGTCCGGCTGCTGCGTTTCTTCGACGGCGCCGCCGGGGATCCGGATCGCATGAAGTTCTGCTGA
- a CDS encoding ankyrin repeat domain-containing protein has translation MSTSFFRKNRFLPGLFLTILAVALALPVSPVWASSDIAFIKLCARGTPEAVRSAIEAGANVNARDDDHETALMKAAEKNPNPEVTALLLHAGADVNARDEDGDTALIKAADSNSNPEVVALLLKAGADVTIRNEDGETALMEARERSFSEAGAAIVKLLQEAGAKN, from the coding sequence ATGTCGACCAGTTTTTTCCGTAAAAATCGTTTTCTTCCCGGGCTGTTTTTGACGATTTTGGCCGTGGCCTTGGCTTTGCCGGTTTCTCCCGTCTGGGCAAGCTCCGACATCGCATTCATCAAGCTTTGCGCCAGGGGAACCCCGGAAGCCGTGCGGTCGGCCATCGAGGCCGGGGCGAACGTCAATGCCAGGGACGACGATCACGAGACGGCTTTGATGAAGGCGGCGGAAAAGAACCCCAACCCCGAGGTTACCGCACTCCTGCTGCATGCGGGGGCCGACGTCAATGCCAGGGACGAGGACGGGGATACGGCTTTGATCAAGGCCGCGGACAGCAACTCCAACCCGGAGGTCGTCGCCCTTCTGCTGAAGGCCGGAGCCGACGTCACCATCAGGAACGAGGACGGCGAAACGGCTTTGATGGAAGCCCGTGAGAGGAGCTTCTCCGAGGCCGGAGCGGCCATCGTCAAGCTGCTGCAGGAGGCCGGAGCGAAGAACTAG
- a CDS encoding methyl-accepting chemotaxis protein produces the protein MFFCRSCSSRPGALRLRGRMLLSILSVVFVIFSAVIAYVAVSSSAKVSRDAEALTLASSKAAALTITDTFTSNINILTTIAGAIPRIDSSLGSARNTVTALLEAGVLQKPEIASMWLAFEPDAFDGRDKDFIDDGWYGKTGQFTASFVERDGKAIRTRDVTPETIYAPGSGDYYTVPLRTGETTVGNPQFFTFENGTKTLITSISVPIRNAKDKLIGVVGIDLDYEIIQEELKKLRIISDRAAIMLMDDDGFVIYATVGDYIGRQLGELIQGQPNVDTVLRSIKEGKEYFQYAHSTSTKGTALKTYTPVHLPPAKQTLSLNAMVPVEDMLSESRAMTRNTILAALLGLLLISGVVYWLTGRILRPINAFGELLKRASTLNFSTDNSKLWLYDYKDEIGDMTRSYSQLKHSIVDMLHKLNDQAHSFADSAQNLAAISEEAVASMEEVKASVDEVARLSEENSSSLMRTNTGVEEVSHAATATAQSAEEGAGIAARTADLTEKATVEVNEAVEKVRQAGERSRTGGESIRKVNGSVESIAGFVSTITGIADQTNLLALNAAIEAARAGEAGRGFAVVAEEVRKLAEESGHAAQEIQKLIAGLEGDADKASSVVRDLETLLDETVRKSGEAQESLRKSLDEVNALSGHMQTIAAAAEEQAASSSEMAESIGLVTGATSEVGDTLENIKRATTDTATASENVAGEAQRMTEGVARLEELLGLFRYDGKGEGTEPRGALPPSKG, from the coding sequence ATGTTCTTCTGCCGTTCCTGTTCGTCCCGTCCCGGAGCCCTGCGTTTGAGGGGCAGAATGCTCCTGAGCATTTTGTCCGTCGTATTCGTCATCTTTTCCGCCGTCATCGCCTACGTGGCCGTGTCCTCCTCGGCCAAGGTATCGCGCGACGCCGAGGCCCTCACCCTGGCCTCCTCCAAGGCGGCCGCGCTCACCATCACGGACACGTTCACGAGCAACATCAATATCCTGACGACGATCGCAGGCGCCATCCCCCGTATCGACAGCAGCTTGGGAAGCGCTCGGAACACCGTGACCGCGTTGCTCGAGGCTGGGGTCCTCCAGAAACCCGAGATTGCCTCCATGTGGCTGGCCTTTGAGCCAGACGCCTTCGACGGCCGGGACAAGGACTTCATCGACGACGGGTGGTACGGCAAAACGGGGCAGTTCACCGCATCCTTCGTGGAGAGGGACGGCAAAGCCATCCGTACTCGCGACGTGACCCCGGAGACGATCTATGCTCCCGGCAGCGGAGATTACTATACCGTTCCCCTCAGAACGGGCGAGACCACCGTCGGCAACCCGCAGTTCTTCACCTTCGAAAACGGGACAAAGACCTTGATCACCAGTATCTCCGTCCCCATCAGAAACGCCAAGGACAAGCTCATCGGCGTCGTAGGCATCGACCTGGACTACGAGATCATCCAGGAGGAGCTGAAAAAACTCCGCATCATCAGCGACCGTGCAGCCATTATGCTGATGGACGACGACGGTTTTGTGATCTACGCCACTGTCGGTGACTACATCGGCCGGCAGCTTGGCGAGCTCATCCAGGGGCAGCCGAACGTCGACACGGTCCTTCGGAGCATCAAGGAGGGCAAGGAGTACTTCCAATACGCCCATTCCACCTCCACAAAGGGGACGGCACTGAAGACGTACACGCCGGTGCACCTCCCTCCCGCCAAGCAGACACTTTCCCTCAACGCCATGGTCCCGGTGGAGGACATGCTCTCGGAGTCCCGGGCCATGACCCGCAACACGATCCTGGCCGCCCTCCTGGGACTGCTCCTGATCTCCGGTGTGGTCTACTGGCTCACCGGGCGCATCCTTCGGCCCATCAATGCCTTCGGAGAGCTCCTGAAACGGGCCTCCACCCTCAACTTCTCGACCGATAACTCCAAGCTCTGGCTGTACGACTACAAGGACGAGATAGGCGACATGACCCGCAGCTACTCCCAGCTGAAGCACAGCATCGTGGACATGCTGCACAAGCTGAACGACCAGGCGCACAGCTTCGCCGATTCCGCCCAGAACCTCGCGGCCATCTCCGAGGAGGCCGTCGCCTCGATGGAGGAGGTCAAGGCCTCCGTCGACGAGGTAGCACGACTCTCCGAGGAGAACTCGAGCTCGTTGATGCGCACGAATACGGGCGTGGAGGAGGTCTCGCACGCCGCGACCGCCACGGCCCAGTCCGCAGAGGAGGGCGCGGGCATCGCCGCACGCACCGCCGACCTGACCGAGAAGGCCACCGTGGAGGTGAACGAGGCGGTCGAGAAGGTCCGTCAGGCCGGAGAGCGTTCCCGTACCGGCGGGGAGTCCATCCGCAAGGTCAACGGCTCCGTGGAGTCCATCGCCGGGTTCGTCTCCACCATCACGGGCATCGCCGACCAGACGAACCTGCTGGCCCTGAACGCGGCCATCGAGGCCGCACGGGCCGGAGAAGCGGGACGAGGCTTTGCGGTCGTCGCCGAGGAGGTGCGCAAGCTGGCGGAGGAGTCCGGACACGCCGCCCAGGAAATCCAGAAGCTCATCGCGGGCCTCGAGGGCGACGCCGACAAGGCGAGCTCGGTCGTTCGCGACCTCGAGACCCTGCTCGACGAGACGGTGCGGAAATCCGGCGAGGCCCAGGAGAGCCTGAGGAAAAGCCTCGACGAGGTCAACGCTTTGAGTGGACACATGCAGACCATCGCGGCCGCGGCGGAGGAGCAGGCGGCCTCGAGCAGCGAGATGGCCGAGTCCATCGGGCTGGTGACCGGCGCGACGTCGGAGGTGGGCGATACGCTCGAGAACATCAAGCGCGCCACGACGGATACCGCCACGGCCAGCGAGAACGTGGCCGGAGAGGCCCAGAGGATGACCGAGGGCGTCGCGCGCTTGGAGGAACTGCTCGGCCTCTTCCGGTATGACGGCAAGGGGGAGGGGACCGAGCCCCGGGGCGCCCTGCCCCCGTCCAAAGGCTGA
- a CDS encoding double-cubane-cluster-containing anaerobic reductase, translated as MADYKAMWEGLGMDVATHDLLCEALPQAFGDVYLSQENRPEGMDYFNMVVAEIHGIRPMELIEHQKKGGKVVGSFCIHVPDEVVVAAGAIATGLCSGSQFWVPGGEKKLPTATCPLIKASLGARFDRTCPFFRLADLFVGETTCDGKKKAWEILGEDAPMHIMDIPQMKREKDYAHWRDEIHGYIRRLEELTGSRVTETSLHDAIVLLNEKRRVLQRLADFRKLDAVPISGKDVLLITQIAFYDDPARFTSMVGKLCDELDERARAGVSVFPKGAKRILLTGTPLSIPNWKLHHIVEGLGGAVVCEEMCTGIRYYERYVDESGRTLDEMVTHLTERYLGGIHCACFTPNAERVDDILRLAREYRADGVIDVNLKFCNIYDTEGYFVERALNDAGVPVLGIETDYTDQDAEQLKTRIGAFLEMLGS; from the coding sequence ATGGCGGATTACAAGGCGATGTGGGAAGGTCTGGGCATGGACGTGGCGACGCACGATCTGCTGTGCGAGGCGTTGCCGCAGGCATTCGGGGATGTCTACCTGTCGCAGGAGAACAGGCCGGAGGGTATGGACTACTTCAACATGGTCGTGGCCGAGATCCACGGGATCCGTCCGATGGAGCTGATCGAGCACCAGAAGAAGGGGGGCAAGGTCGTCGGGTCCTTCTGCATCCACGTCCCGGACGAGGTTGTGGTGGCCGCAGGAGCCATCGCGACCGGGCTGTGCAGCGGTTCTCAGTTCTGGGTCCCCGGGGGCGAGAAGAAGCTCCCCACCGCAACCTGTCCGCTCATCAAGGCATCGCTGGGTGCGCGCTTCGACCGAACCTGTCCATTTTTCCGCCTCGCGGACCTGTTCGTCGGGGAGACGACCTGCGACGGGAAGAAGAAGGCCTGGGAGATCCTGGGCGAGGATGCGCCCATGCACATCATGGACATCCCTCAGATGAAGCGGGAGAAGGACTACGCCCATTGGAGGGACGAGATCCACGGCTATATCCGCAGACTGGAGGAACTCACGGGCAGCAGGGTCACCGAGACGAGCCTCCATGATGCCATCGTCCTGCTGAATGAGAAGCGCCGTGTCCTTCAGCGGCTCGCGGACTTTCGCAAACTGGACGCCGTGCCCATCAGCGGGAAGGACGTCCTGCTGATCACGCAGATCGCCTTTTACGACGATCCCGCGCGGTTCACCTCGATGGTCGGCAAGCTCTGCGACGAGCTGGACGAGCGGGCCCGTGCCGGAGTGTCCGTGTTCCCCAAAGGCGCAAAGCGCATCCTGCTCACGGGGACGCCGCTCTCCATTCCCAACTGGAAGCTGCACCACATCGTCGAAGGTCTCGGCGGAGCCGTCGTGTGCGAGGAGATGTGTACCGGCATCCGTTATTACGAGCGGTACGTGGACGAGAGCGGCAGGACCCTGGACGAGATGGTGACGCACCTGACGGAGCGCTACCTGGGCGGCATCCACTGCGCCTGCTTCACCCCCAACGCGGAGCGCGTGGACGACATCCTGCGCCTGGCCCGCGAGTACCGCGCGGATGGTGTCATCGACGTCAACCTGAAATTCTGCAACATCTACGATACCGAGGGCTACTTCGTGGAGCGTGCCCTGAACGACGCGGGGGTTCCCGTTCTGGGCATCGAGACCGATTACACGGACCAGGATGCGGAACAGCTCAAGACCCGTATCGGGGCGTTCCTGGAAATGCTGGGCAGCTGA
- the yedF gene encoding sulfurtransferase-like selenium metabolism protein YedF has product MITVNAMGKNCPEPVIMTRAALKQGVSELEVLVDNAVAVSNVTRLLEGQGFRVLCQGNEGEYRLTADKGSSDVTGTLSSPPSSKRSRGGARLAVLIAGRTLGREDRELGEVLIKGFLGTLSKLETPPATVALMNEGVKLALSDASTCDHLKDLEGAGTNILVCGTCTNHFGITERVGVGTISNMFEILEAITGADKILSV; this is encoded by the coding sequence ATGATAACGGTCAATGCTATGGGGAAAAACTGTCCGGAGCCGGTCATCATGACGCGGGCCGCGCTGAAGCAAGGCGTTTCGGAGCTTGAAGTCCTGGTGGACAATGCCGTCGCGGTCTCGAACGTCACCCGGCTTCTGGAGGGACAGGGATTTCGGGTCCTCTGCCAGGGGAACGAGGGCGAGTACCGGCTGACCGCCGATAAGGGGAGCTCGGACGTGACGGGGACCTTGTCGTCGCCCCCCTCATCGAAGCGATCTCGGGGCGGTGCCCGCCTGGCCGTCCTGATCGCCGGAAGGACTCTTGGGCGCGAGGATCGAGAACTGGGAGAGGTTTTGATCAAGGGCTTTCTGGGCACCCTCTCCAAGCTCGAAACACCCCCCGCGACGGTAGCCCTCATGAACGAGGGGGTCAAGCTGGCTTTGTCCGACGCCTCCACCTGCGATCACCTGAAGGATCTGGAGGGTGCGGGAACGAATATCCTGGTCTGCGGCACCTGCACGAACCATTTTGGCATAACCGAACGCGTCGGCGTGGGGACAATCTCCAACATGTTCGAGATCCTCGAGGCGATCACGGGGGCGGACAAGATTCTCAGTGTTTAA
- a CDS encoding 2-hydroxyacyl-CoA dehydratase family protein has protein sequence MSRFEALEALEEQRREAYVRAVLRAAESNDVVGYIGSRVPVELFHALGLMALPVYGVDGEILKHSREKGLCPLVDATLTYARTDRCPLIHSSRLIVVDDACPIMAREIAGLSDQEVHVYRVEDPMRMELLIEKLEHVYGRGFDEDALNVATDESRQLTALTARLKYHSDLDGRSVYVLEYYLNFLSVPERFEVLRRASRTAAFSEEPIDFLPVRVQSGAGIYRQLDRKLHGTSYRIMEGDGCQGCVQEVVGGEGRDFLRFKYDRRKEMAGIYDYVYPFCPFGEGRELGYEAEFSGGGD, from the coding sequence ATGAGTCGTTTCGAGGCGCTGGAGGCACTGGAAGAGCAGCGTCGGGAGGCTTATGTCCGAGCCGTTCTGCGGGCCGCGGAGTCCAACGATGTTGTGGGATACATCGGGAGCCGTGTTCCGGTGGAACTCTTTCACGCCCTGGGGCTCATGGCCCTTCCCGTGTACGGCGTGGATGGGGAGATCCTGAAACACTCCAGGGAAAAGGGGCTCTGCCCCCTCGTCGATGCCACCCTGACCTATGCCAGGACGGACCGGTGCCCGCTGATCCACAGCTCCCGCCTGATCGTCGTCGACGACGCATGCCCGATCATGGCCCGTGAGATTGCCGGGCTCTCGGACCAGGAGGTCCATGTTTATCGCGTCGAGGACCCCATGAGGATGGAGCTCCTGATCGAGAAGCTGGAGCACGTCTACGGGCGCGGCTTTGACGAGGATGCCCTGAATGTCGCGACAGATGAATCCAGGCAGCTGACCGCTCTGACCGCCCGATTGAAATACCATTCCGATCTGGACGGACGGAGCGTCTACGTCCTGGAATACTACCTGAACTTCCTGTCCGTACCGGAGCGTTTCGAGGTCCTCCGCCGGGCGTCGCGGACGGCGGCGTTCTCGGAGGAACCGATCGACTTCCTCCCGGTCCGCGTCCAGAGCGGGGCGGGAATCTATCGTCAACTCGATCGGAAACTGCACGGAACCTCCTACCGCATCATGGAGGGCGACGGATGCCAGGGGTGCGTCCAGGAGGTTGTGGGTGGAGAAGGGAGGGATTTTCTGCGGTTCAAGTACGATCGAAGAAAAGAGATGGCTGGCATTTACGACTACGTGTACCCGTTCTGTCCTTTTGGAGAGGGGAGAGAACTTGGGTACGAAGCTGAATTTTCCGGGGGAGGGGATTGA
- a CDS encoding acyl-CoA dehydratase activase, with translation MHYAGIDIGSTASKAVVMNASKDEILARKLMPSGWNGRETAEEILTWLLSLGYAREELRITATGYGRVSVPYADDTLTEITCHGKGACFLGGEDLTVVDIGGQDTKVILVRNGRVVDFIMNDKCSAGTGKFLEIMANRMGVTLPELFELAERGREIVISSMCTVFAESEIVSLMGLGTPREDIACGAVGSVVAKVAVQVARKAAAEDYFLTGGFCDSAMMLRKLSEALNAPVRTGPDARFAGAIGAALLGR, from the coding sequence ATGCACTATGCGGGCATCGACATCGGCTCCACGGCGAGCAAGGCCGTGGTCATGAATGCCTCGAAAGATGAAATTCTGGCCCGGAAGCTCATGCCCAGCGGGTGGAACGGCCGGGAGACCGCTGAGGAGATCCTGACCTGGCTGCTCTCCCTGGGCTATGCCCGGGAGGAGCTCCGCATCACGGCCACGGGGTACGGGCGCGTCTCCGTTCCCTATGCCGACGATACCCTGACGGAGATCACCTGCCACGGCAAGGGGGCCTGTTTCCTCGGAGGGGAGGACCTCACCGTGGTCGACATCGGAGGCCAGGACACCAAGGTGATCCTCGTAAGGAACGGCCGCGTCGTGGATTTCATCATGAACGACAAATGTTCCGCGGGGACGGGCAAGTTTCTGGAGATCATGGCCAACCGCATGGGCGTCACCTTGCCCGAGCTGTTCGAGCTGGCCGAGCGCGGACGGGAGATCGTGATTTCCTCGATGTGTACGGTCTTCGCCGAGTCGGAGATCGTCAGCCTGATGGGCCTGGGCACGCCTCGGGAGGACATCGCCTGCGGAGCCGTCGGATCCGTCGTCGCCAAGGTCGCGGTGCAGGTGGCCCGGAAGGCTGCGGCAGAGGACTACTTTCTCACTGGGGGCTTCTGCGACAGTGCCATGATGCTGCGCAAGCTGTCCGAGGCCCTGAACGCGCCGGTGCGTACGGGGCCGGACGCCCGGTTCGCTGGGGCCATCGGAGCCGCCCTTCTGGGACGATGA